The genomic window TCATTACTTTAACGGTGGCACCTCGCGCCGCTTTGGAGAGGCATAATTTACCAGATAGTCAAATAATCGGATGAGCCTACTCCCTTGCCGCTTTTGATCCGTCCAATGTCCAATCATTCCGATGGTTCGCGACAAAATGAAGAAGCCATTGAGGCTATCAACCGGAAAACCAATATCGACTAATACCGCCGCCATAGTTCCATCGACGTTGAGAATGAGATTATCTTTTTTGACAGCGGTCACTTTTTCCACTTCCAATGCAAAATCCAAGTGCGGCGTGGCCATGTTCAAACTTTTCACATATCCAACCAACTCCTTCACCCGCTTATCCGGATTTTTCAAGCTTTTGACTCGATGCCCGATTCCCGGAACCGGTCCCACATTTTTCTTCATGTAGACGAGGAAATCATCAACCGAAAGTTTGTTGTCGATCGCGTATTTGAACCATCGCCCCGCGTCCGTCACCGCCCCGCCAAATCGCGGACCGATCATAATCATACCGGCTGCGACGGCTTGAGATAATCCGATTCCAGCACAAGCGGCGATAATCGTCGTCAAGGCTCCACTCACACATGGGCCATGATCAGCCGACAGCATGATAATGCGTTTAATGATTTCGGCTTCTTGTTTGGAGACAAGGCGATTGTCCCATAGCAAGCCGATAACATGGGGGATGTCATATCCGTTATTGATCAGTTCAGAAGCCGGATACCCTTGGTAAAGCGGTTCGTCACCCCGGTCGTCACTGATTGTGGAACGAATCAGCGGCGTTACCAGCACTTCCCCCTCCTTCATACTCTCTTGAACCGTTTTGGGGAGCCTGGGCATGTCCGCTGGAGACAAATCCGGTATGGGCTTGACCTGACCGCTTTTCAGTAATTCCTCGTGAGTGGCCTTGATAGCCGGCCCTAGAGCACCAAAGGTATCGGGCACAATCGCGCCGGCCTTTTTCAGAGCTTCAGACTTTGCCCGCGCAGACCCCTCACCCTTCAATCCTTCTTTCGCCCCAGCATGCCCGAATTTCATACCCTTTGGAAGACTCTCCTGGCAGAACCCTGATACGACCGCGAGTAATTTAATCCGTCGTTTCTTGGCGCCATACCATTCGGCGGCCCGTTCTTCCAAATCTCCGCCCATCTCCCCGACAATGACCACCGCTTTGGTTTGCGGATCATTTTCAAACATTTCCAGGTAGCTGACATAGTCAGTTCCCGGGTAAGCATCACCACCGATACCGATCGCCGTCGTGATGCCGTCTGCAAATTGGGAACATATCCAAATAATCTCGTTCGACAATCCCCCGGACTTGGTGACCACGCCGAAGGAACCAGGACGATATAGTTTGCATGCCACCAAGTTATCAAACGCCCCCCCTATCACTCCGAGGCGGCATTCTCCTGCCGACACCACCCCAATTGAGGAAGGGCCATTAAAGGTCTTCCCAAGCTTACGGGCATGCTTCCCCAAAAGCTTGGCATCTTTTTCCGGCACCCCTTCGGTAATCATGGAGACCGTTTTAATATGCGGGTCGTTCAAGGCTTCCATGGTGCCGGCATAGGCCCGGTCTGCTCCGATATAGACCAGACTTGTGTTAATCTCCGGGTGATTGGCCGTCGCTTCGGCGACGGTTTTATAAATGGGGATCATTATTAACTCGGTCCCACAAATGATCTCGTTGGTCTTCCCCGCATCGGGAGGATAGACGAAGGCAGAGACATTTAATGGTTGCTTAATCATGTACCGGAACTCAGCCATACGACGAGCGGCATTCACTCCGGCCACCCCCCCTTGAATGACGACATGCGTGTCTTTCGTTGCAAGAATACTCATCGAAACGGTCTCCTACATCCTCAAGGTCTAATAGGTTATTTTGCGGCCATGGCCATATCGACAATGTCCGTTAACGGTGTTTTGCGGTCAAATACC from Nitrospiraceae bacterium includes these protein-coding regions:
- a CDS encoding ATP citrate lyase, with the protein product MSILATKDTHVVIQGGVAGVNAARRMAEFRYMIKQPLNVSAFVYPPDAGKTNEIICGTELIMIPIYKTVAEATANHPEINTSLVYIGADRAYAGTMEALNDPHIKTVSMITEGVPEKDAKLLGKHARKLGKTFNGPSSIGVVSAGECRLGVIGGAFDNLVACKLYRPGSFGVVTKSGGLSNEIIWICSQFADGITTAIGIGGDAYPGTDYVSYLEMFENDPQTKAVVIVGEMGGDLEERAAEWYGAKKRRIKLLAVVSGFCQESLPKGMKFGHAGAKEGLKGEGSARAKSEALKKAGAIVPDTFGALGPAIKATHEELLKSGQVKPIPDLSPADMPRLPKTVQESMKEGEVLVTPLIRSTISDDRGDEPLYQGYPASELINNGYDIPHVIGLLWDNRLVSKQEAEIIKRIIMLSADHGPCVSGALTTIIAACAGIGLSQAVAAGMIMIGPRFGGAVTDAGRWFKYAIDNKLSVDDFLVYMKKNVGPVPGIGHRVKSLKNPDKRVKELVGYVKSLNMATPHLDFALEVEKVTAVKKDNLILNVDGTMAAVLVDIGFPVDSLNGFFILSRTIGMIGHWTDQKRQGSRLIRLFDYLVNYASPKRREVPPLK